GTGTTTGCCTTCTCCTGTTGGGAGCTTGATGCAAGAAGTGAGTATCCCACTTACTCCCGCCAGAAGAGGAAAATGAACCAGTCCTTTATTGGCCATGTTTCCTCATAGTGTCTCCCTATCAGCAGGGCCTAAGTCTAGGCCAGTTCGTGGACTTAGTTCAGCCCATCTTATGGGCCTAGTGTTAATTGCTCGTTTATTTAAAATTGTTTAGTTTATGTTAAACTCTCTCACTTTACGTGGGATGTTTCCTTTCGGAGTTTGTTTTCGTATTTGGGTTGTGGTTGCTATTAGGAAGTAGGACTCTCCATTCCTAGTCAGATTAGAAGTGTGTTTTAGGTTTTCTTTAAAACAACTGTTTGTAATATCCTTGCCCACGATATTTGATGCAtggaatgatatttttttttccgtaGCTGTGCCTACAACTATGGTGCGCAAGCTTATTTTCTGCTCtctgttttttcattttgttttccaGGTTTGATCTCTCCCATAATCCTATCCTATTTTCCTTTTACTACTCTAAGGGTCTCTtattcttctattatttttttctttgtttctaagGATGGCGGAATGTCTGTTTTCTAGCCTAGTTTCAGTTTATTTGTTTGCTTGCAATTTCTTCATAATAAGGCTGATCCTTTCCAGGTTTGATGTTTGAGATTTAATTACGGATCTCTCTGAAACTATAAGACTTATTCCTGGTTTCAAGTCTGAAATTACAAATTTAAATTCATGATCTGTTATCTGAAATTTCTGCAACTGACCCATCGATTCATTCCTAGTGTCGTTATAAATCTAAGGCGATTCTGTTGGTCAAGTCCTATTCTGATTTGGTTGAGTTTAATGAAGTCGTAGTTCACTTGATGAATCTTTTCTACCTTGGCTACTTTCATGGTTCTGTTGGAAtcatgaagaagaagggcaATTCTCCTATTTGATTCTGAAGGCCCTATACTTTCAAATTTAATTGCAGTTTGACCCAATTATTTGTTCCCTTCACTTTTAAGGGCCTGAGCTGCGATCCTAATTTAGGGTATGGAACTTGTGTTTGCATCAGAGTTGCTTAGTCACCATGATGCCTGGTCATCACCTGGTTTGCTTTGGCACTGCAGGAACTATGCATCTTACTACATTAAAATCTTACTACATAAACACATGTTGATCATGTGCCtccttttattgttttcctTCACAGATGGAAGTTTACTACATGCTAATTGGTTTATTTTACTGTAAAATATGTGAACTAGTTAGTGTCAGACTTAAGGGGTTTTAAAACTTACCTCTCATCTACGAGAGGCCTATTTGTGCACCTAAAGTTGGATTTCTTATATACTCTTAAACACGTAGTCTTATTTTGTTTGGACTTAGCCTCCCCCAaaaatctattgaccgacaatGCATTTTCCACAGGATCTTGATGGCCGAAGGGTAAAAGTGAACTATGCGACAGATAGGGCAGGAGGGTTCCACAGTGGTGGATATGGAGGTGGAGGCGGTggctatggtggtggtggctatGGTGGTGGAGGTGCATATGGTGGTGATAACAGCTATGAGAGTGGAGGGGGCAGCAGTTATGGAGGCGGAGGCAGTGGTTATGGTGGTGCTGGCAACTATAGCAGTGGTAGGGATTATGGTGCCACAAGTGATGGTGGAAGTGGCTTTGGTGGTAGAAATGTTGCTGGGTTTGGAGGCAGCGCCAATGGTGGAAGCTATGATATtgcaggtggtggtggtggtggtggtggtgataatTTTGTTAGtcatgcttcctctatgggtggagatGGTAGCTATGCAACTGGCTCTTATGGTGGCAGCGCCAGTGGTGGAGGCTATGATGTtgcaggtggtggtggtggtggtggtagtgataATTTTGTTAGTCGtgcttcctctatgggtggagatGGTAGCCATGCAACTGGCTCTTATGGTGGCAGCTCAGGTATGGCTTTTGGTTATGATCAGTATGGTAGCAATCCAGGCAACAATGCAGGTGCTGCAAAGGGTTCTGTGCAGGACTATCCAGAAGGGAATTACATGGACAACGATGAGCCCCGTCATTATGCTAACAAGAGCGGCTGATGGATTGAACATCCTCAGACCTCCACTAATGGGAAATTTCTTGTAGAGTCTGAGCTAGGTGTGGAACTGATATGAAGAGCAGAAACAACAAATTGGTGGATGGAGTGCGCTGCTTCATTCTTCAGCCCGGTGGAGAACTGTTTTGGTCTCTGTTTTTGATTGCCTTGATTTTTCTGTTCTGTTCTCTGGTAGTCGCTTTTTCCCCCCGCattaatttcctttttctctttattttgtttttctttgattttgttttcaGAAAAGAACATGGTTTGTATTTCTATCGAAAGAATATTGTCAAATAATTGTCCTCCTCAATGTTGTGCAATCTGGGAGATTGGAA
The sequence above is a segment of the Telopea speciosissima isolate NSW1024214 ecotype Mountain lineage chromosome 7, Tspe_v1, whole genome shotgun sequence genome. Coding sequences within it:
- the LOC122668825 gene encoding glycine-rich RNA-binding protein blt801-like encodes the protein MAFISKVGNLLKQNLSRYAKSELSASSPSIFQAIRCMSSSKVFVGGLSYNTDDQNLREAFTAYGEVIEARVIMDRETGRSRGFGFVSYTSTEEASSAIQALDGQDLDGRRVKVNYATDRAGGFHSGGYGGGGGGYGGGGYGGGGAYGGDNSYESGGGSSYGGGGSGYGGAGNYSSGRDYGATSDGGSGFGGRNVAGFGGSANGGSYGGGGGGGSDNFVSRASSMGGDGSHATGSYGGSSGMAFGYDQYGSNPGNNAGAAKGSVQDYPEGNYMDNDEPRHYANKSG